CCCCGTCGGGGCCCGGGCCGCCGGTGATTGCCCGCTCCCTCCCGAGTCTCTTCGCTCTCTCTCCTCAGCGGTGGAGGAAGACCTGGGCGGTGCTCTACCCGGCCAGCCCCCACGGCGTCGCGCGGCTGGAGTTCTTTGACCACAAGGGGTCGAGCCCCGGAGGGGGTCGAGGGGGCTCGCGCCGCCTGGATTGTAAGGTGATCCGCCTGGCGGAGTGCGTGAGCGTGGCCCCCGTGTCGGTGGAGAGTCCCCCGGAGCCTGGCGCCGCAGCCTTCCGCCTGGACACCGCCCAGCGCTCCCACCTGCTGGCGGCCGACGCGCCGTCCAGCGCCGCCTGGGTGCAAACGCTGTGCAGAAACGCCTTTCCGGTGAGGGGGCCCGGGACTGCTGGCGAGGGGCTGGGGCGTGCCGCACTGGGCCCAAGAGGAGATGTGTGGGGTGGGAGCTGTTACAGCAGCAGAGGAACTGGGATGGCTCAGACCCCGGGAACAGCGTTGAGGGAATGACAGTCTCCTCCATACTCTCTCTCTTTACACCAGAAAGGCAGCTGGGCTCTGGCGCCCGCCGAGAACCCACCCAATCTTTCCGCCCTGGAGATGCTGGAGAACTCGCTGTATAGCCCCACGTGGGAAGGTAGATGCCCGAGAAGCCCCAGCAGGGAGGGGGGTAGGGAACGGTGTCCTCGGGAAGGCGGTGATAGCTACAAGGGGAAGTAGGAAGTTCCTGAGCACTGGCTTTCAAGCGTGTGCTCGGACAACCTgctccctttccccaccccagaCCAGGCTAGGTGCCAGTCTGATAGTGTATTCCTTCCAGGATCCCAGTTCTGGGTGACCGTGCAGAGGACTGAAGCCGCCGAGCGCTGTGGCTTGCATGGCTCCTTTGTGCTGAGAGTGGAGGCTGAGAGGCTGACTCTCCTGACTGTGGGGGCCCAGAGTCAGATACTGGAGCCGCTCCTTTCCTGGCCCTACACTCTGTTGCGACGCTATGGCCGTGACAAGGTGCGGTGTTGTCAGGGAGGGCAGGCTCCCTTGGTTGGGCAGCTGTGGGATGGGTTGGGCAGGACAGGAAGGTAGGAAGATCTGCCCTCTGGATAACCCTTTCTTGCCAGCCCATGACCCCAACCTCCCTCCCCAGGTGGTCTTGTCTTTGTAGATCCCCCTAACTGGTTGAGGCCCCGTGACTCACCTCTGGTGGCTCCTGGTAAATGTgtttccctccacaccctctttaGGTCATGTTCTCTTTTGAGGCTGGCCGCCGCTGCCCCTCCGGCCCTGGAACCTTCACCTTCCAGACAGCACAGGGAAATGACATCTTTCAGGCGGTTGAGACTGCTATCCACCGGCAGAAGGCCCAAGGAAAGGCTGGCCAGGGGCAGGGTGTTCTCAGAACTGATTCCCATGAAGAAGTGGCAGAGGGGAAGGTGGCTTCCCACCCTGGCCCCCAGGAGCTCCCAGGCAACCCTCCAGTGCTGTATGCTGAACCCTTAGACTCCCTGCGTGTTCCTCCGGGCCCTTCCCAGGATTCCCTGTACTCAGACCCCCTGGACAGCACTGCTGCTCAGGCAGAGGACGGGGTACAGTTAAAGAAACCGCTCTATTGGGACTTGTATGAGCATGTGCAGCAGCAGTTGCTGAAAGCCAAGCTAACAGACCCCAAAGAAGACCCCATCTATGATGAACCTGAGGGTCTGGCCTCGGCTGCTCTCAGGGGCCTTTATGATCTGCCTCAGGAGCCCAAGGATGCATGGTGGCGCCAGGCTCGGGTGAAGGAGGAAGGCTACGAGCTCCCCTACAACCCTGCCACTGATGACTATGCTGTGCCACCCCCTCGGAGCACAAagcccttcccagcccccaaGCCCCAGGGCCCGGCCTTCTCTGAATCTGGTGCTGCAGCTGGCAATGGCAGCAAAGATAGCTCAGACACTGCCCTGTACAGCCAGGTCCAGAAGAGTGGGGCCTCAGGGAGCTGAGACTCTGGGCTCTCTAGAGCAGCGACTGACAGGACTGGGGTCAAGTCCGAGGGCTCCACATGAGACGTAGGGGCAAGACTGGGGTTGCTGACTGGAGGACCATGGGGAGGTGGCACTGGGGGACAAAGAAACCTATTAGAACCAGCAGTAACCGGAAGGGCCTGCGTGAGACCAGGAAACAAGGGGAGTCAAGGGAAGGGTGATCTGTCCAAGAAGTTACGGAAGGGGCACAGTTGGCAGAGGCTCAGTGATGAGATCTGGGGGAGGCCAGCACCCCTAAGTCATCCCCGCCGAAGGAAGGGATAGCTGCTGGGCCAGCCTATGGAAAGAGGTGTTTGGTCAGAAAAGGTGCAGTTTAAAGGGCCTGAATAGAGGCTATAGGGAGACACTGGGCTGTGACTGGATCCTTCCCCCTGCACTGTTCTTTGccagatacatattttttaaaaagttttattctcaTTAAAGTCAGTTTGGGCTTAAGAGGTCTACGTGTGTGAATAGTCACAGAGGGAACAGAGTGGCAGGATATGCTGAGTGGCTGTGGAGGGGATCAGGAGGAGAACCAGGAATGCGTTGGGGGCCATTGAAGAAAGAAAGGGCCCCTTGGGAGGGGAGCCAAGCAGTGTGATCTGTCAGAGCGTGGGTGGTCCAGTCAGGCCCACCCTGTCTCTGCGACCCTGGGAGTAACATCCGTAACCCTCAGTTTCCCCCACtgcccctctgtaaaatgggaacatttAATTACTGGttttacctcacagggttgtttgtatgaGAGGAATTAAATTTCTCGAGTACTTAATGCAATTTGAAGTGCAGAGTATGCTTTTTATAAATAAGTGATAGTTATTCTGTGGATGGAGAAGCGCTACTGGGCAGGTGTGAGCAGAGGGGGCTTGGAAGGGGAGAGGTCTTTTTCACACCATCCTCTCCCCTGTTCTCAGCTATAGGATGTCCCCCACTCCCCTCAGCAcctgaccacacacacagacttGGCCTGTAGGGATCGAAGACTAGCGCCTTTTGTTTGGAGGCTGAAGGGAACTGCAGCGTGGTGGGTATACTGGGAGGGGCATGGACTTTGGAATGAAGCTTTGCTTTCAATCTTACTTTTTCATGAGCTCTGAAAACGTTATCCTTGTCTCCTGAGCTCCAGCTTCCTAAAGGTGACCTGATTTTATCCACCTGCTCACACAGAATACAAGGAGAAATTCGGGCCGGGAACGCTCCTAACAATGGTGGAGGCTTACAGGGTATTTAATCTTCGTTTGTTGTTAATGGTATCAAATGatccaaaagaaaatgaatcCTTGCTTGGAGAAAGAAAAAGCTCATGGTGGGGGGGAGCTTCCTGGTCTGAGGAGCGGGGTGGCGGCGGcactgaggacagaggagaggaaCGCTCTGTTTCCCAGTCACCTGGAGCTCACAGGCCCAGGTGGGTAAGAAGCCGCAGAAAGCCATTATGTGAGCCTTGGCATGGATATGGTTGAGCAGAGCAGCTGGGCTCTATTGCTGGTGGCTTAGGGCCCTGAGGgacactcctcctcctccatttcctcctcctcctccgtggAAGGCGGGAAGAAGACTCCTGAGGAAGCTTTGCTGGCTGCTGGCATCTTGGGGGCTCTGCCAGGGGCTGGAGTCATAGGCAGGGGGGCGACTCTGGCTCGAACTCGATTTATCTGCAACTGCCCAGCCTGCAGAGAAAGCAAGCAGAGCTTTGTCTGCGGACCAGACAGAGTTTCTGACCTCCCGTCCCCCTCCCTGCCGGGCCTCCTTTCCTAACTCCTTCATGTGTCCCATCCCCAGAGTGACAGCTTAAAGGCCCAGGGCAGTGGAGtcccctgggctccagcctcTCCAGTGCCTGTCTCCGGGCTGAGTGTCCCCCTCTCTTTGCTTGCCCACCAGCTAACTTGTGGTAAGCTCTGTTCCCATTGCTAAATCGACTGCagtttggagacatttttctcttgtAACTTCAGCTAAGACAAAGCGGGAGTTTTTCTATAGGCTCTGTTACTGAGAAACAAGGAAAAGATTAATAAGGGTGCAGAAGGAAGCCCAAACATTTTAGAACACggatttcaggaaaataaattcctccttccatttctctctcttcatccCTTGTCAGTAGAGCCCTATCTCCAAGCTACGAACCTTGGGcagcttctctttcctcatcGATAAAATGATCATAACACTTACCTTGCAGggatgctgtgaggattaaatgagaaaaatacatgtgAGGGCACATGCCATAAAACCTGGCAAATGACTGGGCTCAGCAAATGCTAATTTCCTTTTCCTCAGGCATTTCTTTCCCCACCTTCCCTACACTCTTCTTTCAGCAGAGACCTGTGGTTTTAGTTCCAGTGCAGCCAGTTTGCTTAGTGGAACAATGGATGGTCTGTTGAATGACTAATGAGATATCATAAACACTGCAATTAAGACACCTAAACATTACCATATGTAAATATCCAAGCAAGAGGAAGCCCCTTTACCAGGTGGGGGTGTAAATTTCTTTGCCTAGGTTAGAGCGCtgctctttcctcctccctgcaggCCTCGTTCTTCTCCCCTCTGCAGGAGGAGATCCAGGGAGATGCTccctgggatggggagggagggtttGGAGACAGGGGAGGAGGACTCTCTGGGATTCTGGGCataaagaggggagagggaagtacCTTTCTCAGGCCCCGGCTCTCCCAGCTTGGGTGGAGCTGGCCCTGAGGCTTGGCAAACGTGCTGCTCAGGTGTGGGTAGAGGTGGCTCCAAACCTGCAAGGGGTTGTAGGTGGGTTCTAGCTCCAGGTCGTCCAGCACGCtctgaggaagagagaggaggagcctCACTGGGGAACTTGAGGTCACAGAAAACAAGATGCCCGGCGGAGACCCCTGAGTGTGGGAAGCCAGGGGAGGTGTGATGACCCAGGGCTTCACTGAAGGTTATAAAATAGATGCGTGTCCTGCTGGGTGTTCTGGCCCCCAGGTCTGAGTGCTTGTGCGGTAAGTGTCAGGCAGGGTACAAGAAACAGGAGCAACTCCAGGTGGCTAGGCGCACTGAACACTCTGGCCCCAGGAACTGTGTCACGGGACCCTACGAGGGACCAGTGTGCAAGGCTGTGAGGGAGGGTGTGCCGGTGCTCACATCTGCAGAGCAAGTACACGGAGTCCTCGGCCTGCGAGGTGAGCGTAACTGGAGGACACGCGAGCACAGCATTCCTGAGCCGTCAGGTTTTCCGGCCACAACATCCTGTGCCAGGAACCACTGGCCCTGAAGTGAGACGCCGAGTGAGCCATAGCTACTCGTGCCCACCTCTCTCTGCATCCTGCGGCCGCCAAGCCAACAGCACAATCCCAGGCTCTGTCCTCTCTGCCCGTAAGCCAGCAGCCCAGAAGCGACGACCTGGTTCCAGTTCTTCCTGCCCAGAGCACCCCCCGACCCATCCTCAGCCTGGGGAGTCTGGCAGAGGAAATCCAGAATCCAGATCCAAtatgaaagaggaggaggagaaaatggCCTTCAGAGCTGTTCCCTCCTTTACATCGGAGTCTCATTTTAAAGCCCTTCCTATTCTTGGCACCTGCACTGGCTGCCTTTTcctctttacaaaacagaaatagatgcaCACAAACAAAGGCACTCACACACGTGTACACGTATTGCAGAGAAAGACCCATGAGAACACACTTGCCTCCCTCCATCTGGCCTCAGTTCCTACCCTTGCTTTCTTCTCTGCCCCTCTTCCCCTGGGGAACCACTTTTCTCTCTGCTCCCCTGTGCTTTCCCTCACTGGCTCACTCCTCTCCCTCATCTGTTTCTCAAACTCCTGTCTCTTCTCTCCCCCTCTAAGCCATGAGATCTGGGCCCACTTGCCTCCACAGTCCTGAGGCTGTCAGCGGGCAGGTCCTCAGGCAGCAAGGGGAAAGGGCTGGGCAGCAGCAGCTCCCGGGTGGCCACCGCCCTCACCAGCAGAGTGGCAGAGCAGGACGGCAGGATCACGTAGAAGGTGCTGGCGGCCTCCCTCAGGCTGTGGCCTCGGCTCGGGGGCTCCCCTTTGGCCAACAGCAGCCACTCTCTTTTCTGAAACAGACGTACGTAAACTCAGGTTCATCTTTGGTCTTTGGCACGTGTGAAGATCAGCCCCAGTCAAGGCTCCCAGAGTCCCTCTAGGGGCGGTGGGAAGGGCTGGCCCATTTCCCCCTGGCCCGGGTTGGTGGGGGGGGGACTTTGTCTCTGAATCATCAGTGCCCCGAGGTCCAGCTCTTAACTCCCAGGGATATACACAAAAGGGTTAACAATGCAGGGATGAAATGAAGCAGGTGTTCACTCCAGAGGGCACTAAGGCATTACTCAATGGTAAATACAGAGTTTTAAGAACTGTAATTCTTAAAAGCAGAGTCTTGTAACAGAGAATTTTGTGGAGTGTTGTGAAAATTCAGGTCTTATTTTGCTGGTGATGAAGGCCGGTTGTGTTGCACAGCTGGGGTTAGAGTGGGCTGACTGCTGAATGTCCCTGGAATGCCCAGAGAGGGCTTATGAAGAAGGTGGTCAAAGTCACCTGTGAAGACAGGAGGagacagaagggagaggaaagctt
The sequence above is a segment of the Camelus bactrianus isolate YW-2024 breed Bactrian camel chromosome 15, ASM4877302v1, whole genome shotgun sequence genome. Coding sequences within it:
- the DOK1 gene encoding docking protein 1 isoform X3, which encodes MDGAVMEGPLFLQSHRFGTKRWRKTWAVLYPASPHGVARLEFFDHKGSSPGGGRGGSRRLDCKVIRLAECVSVAPVSVESPPEPGAAAFRLDTAQRSHLLAADAPSSAAWVQTLCRNAFPKGSWALAPAENPPNLSALEMLENSLYSPTWEGHVLF
- the DOK1 gene encoding docking protein 1 isoform X1; protein product: MDGAVMEGPLFLQSHRFGTKRWRKTWAVLYPASPHGVARLEFFDHKGSSPGGGRGGSRRLDCKVIRLAECVSVAPVSVESPPEPGAAAFRLDTAQRSHLLAADAPSSAAWVQTLCRNAFPKGSWALAPAENPPNLSALEMLENSLYSPTWEGSQFWVTVQRTEAAERCGLHGSFVLRVEAERLTLLTVGAQSQILEPLLSWPYTLLRRYGRDKVMFSFEAGRRCPSGPGTFTFQTAQGNDIFQAVETAIHRQKAQGKAGQGQGVLRTDSHEEVAEGKVASHPGPQELPGNPPVLYAEPLDSLRVPPGPSQDSLYSDPLDSTAAQAEDGVQLKKPLYWDLYEHVQQQLLKAKLTDPKEDPIYDEPEGLASAALRGLYDLPQEPKDAWWRQARVKEEGYELPYNPATDDYAVPPPRSTKPFPAPKPQGPAFSESGAAAGNGSKDSSDTALYSQVQKSGASGS
- the DOK1 gene encoding docking protein 1 isoform X2, which produces MFSFEAGRRCPSGPGTFTFQTAQGNDIFQAVETAIHRQKAQGKAGQGQGVLRTDSHEEVAEGKVASHPGPQELPGNPPVLYAEPLDSLRVPPGPSQDSLYSDPLDSTAAQAEDGVQLKKPLYWDLYEHVQQQLLKAKLTDPKEDPIYDEPEGLASAALRGLYDLPQEPKDAWWRQARVKEEGYELPYNPATDDYAVPPPRSTKPFPAPKPQGPAFSESGAAAGNGSKDSSDTALYSQVQKSGASGS